A genomic segment from Neobacillus sp. YX16 encodes:
- a CDS encoding TetR-like C-terminal domain-containing protein encodes MSARKEDPRAIRSKRLLKEAVISLLIESQNLQELTVQKITAKAELNRATFYLHYVDMQDLLKHVVYDIFDDLSKKLSPLLQPEHVDLDEHRLTFLDYFYQHRKYLSVLFEEKAFQKKLHNFIVEFVQARRDLNKIVTEDAVSKDIIASSILGILMWWIRDGKHYSSEYIAHQMSVWMTRRY; translated from the coding sequence ATGTCTGCAAGGAAAGAGGATCCACGTGCTATTCGCTCCAAGCGTTTATTGAAGGAAGCGGTTATATCATTATTAATTGAATCACAAAATTTACAGGAATTAACGGTTCAAAAAATAACAGCAAAAGCTGAATTAAATCGTGCTACATTCTACCTGCATTATGTAGATATGCAGGATTTACTGAAGCATGTCGTTTATGATATTTTCGACGATTTGTCTAAGAAATTATCACCTCTTTTACAACCAGAACATGTAGATTTAGATGAACATAGACTTACCTTTTTGGATTACTTTTATCAACATCGAAAGTACTTATCCGTGTTATTCGAAGAGAAGGCGTTCCAAAAGAAGCTCCATAACTTTATCGTGGAATTCGTTCAGGCTAGGCGCGATCTAAATAAAATAGTAACAGAAGATGCTGTTTCAAAAGATATTATCGCATCCTCAATTCTAGGTATTTTAATGTGGTGGATTCGGGATGGAAAACATTATAGCTCTGAATATATTGCACATCAAATGTCGGTATGGATGACTAGGAGATATTAA
- a CDS encoding DHA2 family efflux MFS transporter permease subunit produces the protein MAQQMNKKVLLFVLLLGGFLSILNQTLLNVALSEFMEVFDVGATTVQWLATGFMLVNGILIPVTAFLMKRFSTRQLFISSMLLLLIGSIICAIAPNFSILLIGRMIQAAGAGIIMPLMMSVVMFIFPLEKRGSAMGLIGLAMIFAPAIAPTLSGFVIEYVSWRWLFIGLIPLVGIVIVLAFKYLINISEGLKAELDVLSFILSTIGFGLVLYGFSNAGSHGWGDAMVLTSIIAGVLVLVFFTMRQLRASDPFLNLRVFQNKTFTMTSLINIIVTMMLYADMILLPIYLQDGRGFTAFDAGLLLLPGAIVNAFLSPVTGKWYDRFGAKPLFIIGLIFVIPSMWVVTDLTQNTTFAFLMIRTIFLRIGLSFITMPLNTAGLNALSKELVTHGTAVNNTVRQIAGAIGTAVVVTIYTSNATDYAGDLVKQGVTERITELASIFASSQSYYFMMILAVVALVITLVTPLKKPMSPEKAEEL, from the coding sequence ATGGCTCAACAAATGAATAAGAAAGTATTACTGTTTGTGTTGCTGCTTGGAGGTTTCTTATCGATATTAAACCAAACACTATTAAATGTTGCATTAAGTGAATTTATGGAAGTGTTTGATGTTGGTGCGACAACTGTACAATGGTTAGCAACAGGATTCATGCTGGTTAACGGTATATTAATTCCGGTAACGGCTTTTTTAATGAAGCGCTTTTCAACACGTCAATTATTTATTAGCTCAATGCTATTATTATTAATCGGTTCTATCATTTGTGCGATTGCACCAAATTTTTCAATATTATTAATAGGACGTATGATTCAAGCTGCTGGTGCAGGTATTATTATGCCGCTCATGATGAGTGTCGTTATGTTTATTTTCCCACTTGAAAAACGAGGAAGCGCAATGGGCCTAATAGGGCTTGCCATGATTTTCGCTCCTGCTATAGCACCAACATTATCTGGCTTTGTCATTGAATATGTATCATGGCGCTGGTTGTTTATAGGTTTAATTCCGCTTGTAGGAATTGTTATTGTATTAGCATTCAAATATTTAATTAACATTTCTGAAGGATTGAAGGCAGAATTGGATGTGCTAAGTTTCATACTATCAACAATCGGCTTCGGGCTAGTATTATATGGATTTAGTAATGCCGGTAGTCACGGATGGGGCGATGCGATGGTGTTAACGTCAATTATTGCGGGGGTATTGGTGTTAGTGTTTTTCACAATGCGTCAATTACGCGCAAGTGATCCGTTTTTAAATTTACGAGTGTTCCAAAACAAAACGTTTACAATGACGTCTCTCATTAACATTATCGTAACGATGATGTTATATGCCGATATGATTTTATTACCGATTTATTTACAAGATGGCCGTGGTTTTACAGCATTTGATGCAGGATTATTATTATTGCCAGGGGCCATCGTCAATGCTTTTCTTTCACCTGTTACCGGAAAATGGTATGACCGATTCGGCGCAAAGCCATTATTCATTATCGGTTTAATTTTTGTCATCCCTTCGATGTGGGTTGTCACCGACTTAACGCAAAACACGACATTTGCTTTTTTAATGATTCGTACGATTTTCTTGCGTATCGGTTTAAGCTTTATAACCATGCCGCTGAACACAGCAGGCTTAAATGCATTATCGAAGGAACTTGTTACACATGGCACAGCCGTTAACAATACGGTTCGTCAAATTGCAGGGGCGATTGGTACAGCGGTTGTCGTAACCATTTATACCTCAAATGCAACAGACTATGCAGGGGATTTAGTTAAACAAGGTGTGACAGAAAGAATTACGGAACTGGCATCAATATTTGCCTCAAGCCAATCCTACTACTTCATGATGATTTTAGCGGTTGTTGCACTGGTAATCACATTGGTTACACCGTTAAAGAAACCTATGTCACCTGAAAAAGCAGAAGAGTTGTAA
- a CDS encoding LacI family DNA-binding transcriptional regulator, whose amino-acid sequence MSTILDIAKLAGVAKSTVSRYLNGGSVGEATKKKIEQAIKETGYSPNPFAQSLKAKKTNIIGTIVPRLDSYASSQTLIGIDEQLKKMNYQMLISNTSQNLDREIESIYSFANQKMAGIILLATEITDQHIQAFESVKVPVLLIGQEHENFHSLIHDDFNAGYAMGRYVLEKGYRKIAYLGVTERDISVGVKRKQGFKKAIQEVEDCDVRFYETLFNIPAAQASSKEIIHEFQPAIFVCATDNIALGVLKASYSERITVPQDLAVTGFGGYDVTGIIHPGITTAKFFYKEAGEKAARHIVELVNERPVEKVTLSKFEIIERESVDNLLNCPL is encoded by the coding sequence ATGAGTACAATTTTAGATATTGCTAAGCTTGCGGGTGTGGCGAAAAGTACGGTTTCTCGGTATTTAAATGGCGGCTCGGTTGGGGAAGCGACGAAGAAGAAAATTGAACAGGCAATCAAGGAGACCGGGTATTCTCCGAATCCATTTGCGCAGAGTTTAAAAGCGAAGAAAACGAATATTATTGGCACGATTGTCCCGCGGCTTGATTCCTATGCTTCTTCACAAACATTAATTGGCATCGATGAACAATTAAAGAAAATGAATTATCAGATGCTTATTTCCAATACAAGTCAAAATCTGGACCGAGAGATAGAAAGCATCTATAGCTTCGCCAATCAAAAGATGGCGGGGATTATTTTGCTTGCTACTGAAATCACAGATCAGCATATCCAGGCATTTGAAAGTGTTAAGGTTCCTGTACTGTTAATTGGACAAGAGCATGAGAACTTTCATAGTCTAATTCATGATGATTTTAATGCCGGTTATGCGATGGGGCGGTACGTACTAGAAAAAGGATATCGGAAAATTGCTTATTTAGGCGTAACGGAACGGGATATTTCAGTAGGCGTGAAACGAAAGCAGGGTTTTAAAAAGGCGATACAAGAAGTCGAGGATTGTGATGTTCGCTTCTATGAGACATTATTCAATATTCCAGCTGCACAAGCGAGTTCAAAGGAAATCATCCATGAATTTCAGCCTGCGATCTTTGTATGTGCAACCGATAATATCGCTCTTGGGGTTTTGAAGGCATCGTATTCAGAGAGGATCACGGTCCCTCAGGACTTAGCAGTTACAGGTTTTGGAGGCTATGATGTGACAGGAATCATTCATCCGGGCATAACGACGGCGAAGTTTTTTTACAAAGAAGCGGGGGAAAAGGCCGCAAGACATATTGTAGAGTTAGTCAATGAACGTCCTGTAGAAAAAGTAACACTTTCTAAATTTGAAATTATTGAGCGGGAAAGCGTTGACAATCTTTTGAACTGTCCCCTATAA
- a CDS encoding sucrose-specific PTS transporter subunit IIBC, protein MDHKKIAREVLDAIGGQENVSAAAHCATRLRLVLQDESVVDQAALDNMDVVKGTFSTGGQFQIILGSGTVNEVYKHLAKMSGQTEMSTSDVKDAATKKLNPIQQFVKMLSDIFVPIIPAIVAGGLLMGINNVLTAPDLFIEGKSLVDANPEMADLAALINTFANAAFVFLPILIGFSATKRFGGNPFLGATLGMLMVHPDLLNGYGYGAAVLNNEVPVWNLFGLEIEKVGYQGTVLPVLAASFILAKIETSLRKVIPSALDNLLTPLLSIFITGVLTFTLVGPLTRSAGNLLTDGIVWLYDTTGIIGGIIFGLLYAPIVITGMHHSFIAVETQLLADVVKTGGSFIFVIAAMSNMAQGGATLAVLKTTKNAKIKGTASAAGISALLGITEPAMFGVNLKLRYPFIGAIIGSAVGSGFVTLFKVKATALGAAGIPGIISIRPDTIISYIIGMAIAFAVAFIVTIVLAKREEKKAVKQTSDQVAA, encoded by the coding sequence GTGGATCATAAAAAAATTGCACGGGAAGTTTTGGATGCCATTGGTGGTCAGGAAAACGTATCAGCTGCAGCGCATTGCGCCACACGCTTACGTCTTGTTTTACAGGATGAATCGGTCGTAGATCAAGCAGCATTGGACAACATGGATGTCGTGAAAGGGACCTTTTCAACAGGAGGTCAGTTTCAAATTATCCTAGGATCTGGAACAGTGAACGAGGTCTATAAGCACTTGGCGAAGATGTCTGGTCAAACGGAAATGTCAACGAGTGATGTGAAGGATGCGGCGACGAAGAAACTGAATCCGATTCAGCAATTTGTCAAAATGCTGTCAGACATCTTCGTTCCGATTATTCCAGCGATCGTAGCTGGCGGTTTATTAATGGGGATAAACAATGTCTTAACTGCTCCAGACTTGTTTATTGAAGGAAAATCCTTAGTGGATGCCAATCCGGAAATGGCAGATTTAGCGGCACTTATTAATACATTTGCAAATGCTGCCTTTGTCTTTTTACCTATATTAATTGGTTTTTCAGCAACGAAACGGTTTGGTGGGAATCCTTTCCTTGGGGCTACTCTTGGAATGCTAATGGTTCATCCGGACTTATTAAATGGGTACGGTTACGGTGCAGCAGTACTGAATAATGAAGTCCCAGTTTGGAATCTTTTTGGCCTAGAAATTGAAAAGGTAGGCTATCAGGGAACAGTACTTCCGGTTCTTGCCGCGTCTTTTATTCTTGCAAAAATCGAAACATCCTTACGGAAGGTTATTCCATCTGCTTTAGACAATCTATTAACACCTTTATTGTCTATCTTTATTACCGGGGTTTTAACGTTTACTTTGGTAGGCCCGTTGACACGTTCAGCTGGAAATTTATTAACAGATGGAATCGTTTGGTTATATGACACCACAGGTATCATTGGCGGGATCATTTTCGGTTTACTATATGCACCAATTGTTATTACAGGTATGCACCACAGCTTTATTGCGGTAGAAACACAATTGCTTGCTGATGTCGTGAAAACCGGTGGATCGTTTATCTTTGTCATTGCGGCGATGTCAAACATGGCACAAGGAGGAGCGACTCTTGCGGTGCTAAAGACTACGAAAAATGCCAAAATCAAAGGAACTGCTTCAGCAGCTGGTATCTCTGCCTTACTAGGGATTACTGAACCAGCGATGTTTGGGGTTAATTTGAAGTTACGCTATCCATTTATCGGTGCGATTATTGGTTCTGCCGTTGGATCTGGCTTTGTTACGTTGTTCAAGGTTAAAGCGACTGCACTAGGGGCAGCAGGTATACCAGGAATCATCTCGATTCGCCCAGATACCATAATTTCTTATATTATCGGTATGGCCATCGCATTTGCCGTAGCATTTATCGTCACGATTGTTTTAGCGAAAAGAGAAGAAAAAAAAGCAGTTAAACAAACATCCGATCAAGTAGCAGCATAA
- a CDS encoding sucrose-6-phosphate hydrolase → MEWTKEQRYRTMDEVSEEEIQGLAKLVNQCPWRQSFHIQPVTGLLNDPNGFSYFNGEYHLFYQWFPLGPVHGLKHWYHTKSKDLIHWENVGMGIEPSNEFDSHGAYSGSGIEHDGKLYFMYTGNTRDEYWNRHPYQCLAVMSPDGSVVKMDAPVIAEVPNGYTDHFRDPKVWKNGDLFYAVIGAQRENETGSVVLFQSKDLKDWQFMDEVKTGLGEEFGYMWECPDYFELDGHGVFLFSPQGLKAEGDCYQNIYQSGYVVGSPIDFENIELKHGAFHELDRGFDFYAPQTTVDHKGRRILVGWMGLPEIDYPTDKNGWAHCLTLPRELTIKDGKLIQQPVSELKLLRGEKVETSQSVENENVRLGNFEGDVYELLAEFSDSTAEEFGLELRVGEMEKTVIKYDGVAKKVVFDRTRSGESFAEEFGTVRKCTLDAEKISIRIFVDVSSVEVFVNDGEEVFTGRIFPGKASSGIRVFARGGHTNVKAVKWDIK, encoded by the coding sequence ATGGAATGGACAAAAGAGCAGCGATACAGAACCATGGACGAAGTATCCGAAGAGGAAATACAAGGGCTAGCCAAACTAGTGAACCAATGCCCATGGCGCCAGTCTTTTCATATTCAGCCGGTGACAGGATTGTTAAACGACCCGAATGGTTTTAGTTATTTTAATGGGGAATATCATTTATTCTATCAATGGTTCCCGCTCGGGCCGGTTCATGGGTTGAAGCATTGGTATCATACGAAGTCTAAAGACTTGATACACTGGGAAAATGTTGGAATGGGTATCGAGCCGTCGAATGAGTTTGATAGTCATGGGGCGTATTCTGGAAGCGGAATTGAGCATGATGGGAAATTATATTTCATGTACACAGGCAATACGCGCGATGAATATTGGAATCGACATCCCTATCAATGTTTGGCTGTGATGAGTCCGGATGGAAGTGTTGTCAAAATGGATGCACCGGTGATTGCAGAAGTTCCTAACGGTTATACTGACCATTTTCGTGATCCAAAGGTTTGGAAAAATGGGGACCTCTTCTATGCAGTGATTGGTGCCCAAAGGGAAAATGAGACTGGAAGTGTAGTTTTATTTCAATCTAAGGATTTAAAAGATTGGCAGTTTATGGACGAAGTGAAGACAGGGTTAGGTGAAGAGTTCGGTTATATGTGGGAATGTCCGGATTATTTTGAGCTGGATGGACATGGCGTATTCCTTTTCTCCCCACAAGGATTAAAAGCGGAAGGTGACTGCTATCAAAATATTTATCAATCAGGGTATGTAGTTGGAAGTCCAATAGATTTTGAGAATATCGAATTAAAGCATGGTGCATTCCATGAACTGGATCGGGGCTTTGATTTTTATGCACCACAAACAACGGTAGATCACAAGGGGAGGCGGATTTTAGTTGGGTGGATGGGATTACCGGAAATTGACTATCCTACTGATAAAAATGGCTGGGCACACTGTTTAACACTTCCTCGTGAGTTAACGATTAAAGACGGAAAACTGATTCAACAGCCGGTTTCTGAGCTGAAATTGCTTCGCGGAGAAAAGGTGGAAACCAGCCAAAGTGTTGAGAATGAGAATGTTCGTCTCGGTAACTTTGAGGGAGACGTGTATGAGCTTCTTGCGGAATTCTCTGATAGTACGGCTGAGGAGTTTGGTTTGGAACTTCGGGTTGGAGAAATGGAGAAAACCGTGATTAAATATGATGGTGTTGCGAAAAAGGTTGTGTTTGATCGGACTAGGTCGGGCGAATCTTTCGCTGAGGAGTTTGGTACGGTTCGGAAATGTACGTTGGACGCTGAAAAGATTTCAATTCGAATCTTTGTTGATGTTTCCTCTGTTGAAGTGTTTGTAAATGATGGAGAGGAAGTATTTACTGGAAGGATTTTTCCTGGTAAAGCTAGTAGTGGAATACGTGTGTTTGCTCGTGGTGGACATACGAATGTAAAGGCAGTTAAATGGGATATCAAATAA
- a CDS encoding carbohydrate kinase — protein MGKLFSIGEVLIDFIPLQKGVALKDVVAFERAPGGAPANVAAAVAKYGQDAAMISKLGNDAFGDFLVEKLVEAGVETDKVYRTGDANTALAFVSLKENGERDFSFYRNPSADLLLCEAEIEPTWFQAGDILHFCSVDLVESPMKQAHKKAIAAVSAADGLVSFDPNVRLPLWEEPEDCRKAILEFLPTADIVKVSDEELNFITGIQDESEAIQSLFVGNVKAVVYTKGAAGADLILKDQKFESSGYSVEAVDTTGAGDAFIGGFLYQLLELHANPENIEEVLRDHQASILQFANASGALTTTGKGAISALPTKREIDELIGS, from the coding sequence ATGGGAAAGCTATTTTCGATTGGTGAAGTGTTAATTGATTTTATTCCTCTTCAAAAAGGGGTTGCCTTAAAGGATGTTGTCGCATTTGAGAGAGCTCCAGGGGGAGCACCGGCAAATGTGGCTGCGGCTGTTGCCAAATATGGGCAGGATGCAGCGATGATTTCTAAATTAGGGAACGATGCATTTGGCGATTTTTTAGTCGAAAAGCTTGTTGAGGCAGGTGTTGAGACAGATAAAGTATACAGGACTGGTGATGCGAATACTGCCTTAGCATTTGTCTCGTTAAAAGAAAACGGGGAACGTGATTTTTCGTTTTATCGTAATCCTTCTGCTGATTTGCTGTTATGCGAGGCGGAAATTGAGCCAACATGGTTCCAGGCGGGGGATATACTCCATTTTTGCTCGGTTGATCTGGTGGAAAGCCCAATGAAACAGGCTCATAAAAAAGCGATTGCCGCTGTTTCAGCTGCGGATGGCTTGGTCAGCTTTGACCCGAATGTGCGGCTTCCGCTTTGGGAAGAACCAGAGGACTGTCGTAAGGCGATTCTCGAATTTTTACCGACTGCAGATATCGTAAAGGTTTCCGATGAAGAGCTTAATTTTATTACGGGAATACAAGATGAGTCGGAGGCTATACAATCGTTATTCGTTGGAAACGTGAAGGCAGTTGTCTACACAAAGGGAGCTGCCGGAGCGGATTTAATTTTAAAAGATCAAAAGTTTGAATCGAGCGGATATTCTGTTGAAGCGGTGGACACAACTGGAGCTGGTGATGCGTTCATTGGCGGATTTTTATATCAATTACTAGAATTGCATGCAAATCCTGAAAACATTGAGGAAGTGCTGCGAGACCACCAAGCCTCTATCCTCCAATTTGCCAATGCTAGCGGTGCTCTCACTACAACAGGAAAAGGAGCAATCTCTGCTCTACCGACTAAGAGGGAAATTGATGAGCTTATAGGGTCATAA
- a CDS encoding bile acid:sodium symporter family protein: MNMLARISTVAGNTFIYWVLLFTALAMVFPGGFTWIAPYISILLGIIMFGMGLTLSVEDFKSVFKQPLAVFVGVAAQYIIMPGVAYLLAVGLNLPPEVAVGVILVGCCPGGTASNVMSYLAKANVALSVAVSSVATLVSPILTPALIYLLASQWLPVSGKDMLLSTVQIVLLPIILGIVFKWILKDKAEEGAKILPLVSVIGIVGVISAVVAANKANILESGLAILGMVILHNFVGLVLGFFISKWFKFPYADQKAIAIEVGMQNSGLAAALATAHFSPLTAVPSAIFSVWHNISGPLVATYWAKRAAKQELEMKQSKKVS, encoded by the coding sequence ATGAATATGCTAGCAAGAATTAGTACAGTAGCAGGTAACACTTTTATCTACTGGGTTTTATTATTCACGGCTTTAGCCATGGTGTTTCCAGGCGGTTTTACCTGGATTGCCCCTTATATCTCGATCCTTCTTGGAATAATCATGTTTGGGATGGGATTAACATTATCTGTAGAAGATTTCAAGTCCGTATTTAAACAGCCTCTTGCCGTGTTCGTGGGGGTTGCAGCTCAATACATCATAATGCCGGGTGTAGCTTATCTTCTGGCAGTAGGGTTGAATCTCCCTCCTGAAGTGGCAGTTGGTGTAATATTGGTCGGTTGCTGTCCAGGGGGAACTGCATCCAATGTAATGTCGTACCTAGCAAAAGCAAATGTCGCTTTGTCAGTTGCGGTTTCATCGGTAGCGACTTTGGTATCGCCAATCCTAACTCCTGCACTTATTTACCTATTAGCGAGCCAGTGGCTTCCTGTATCTGGAAAGGACATGCTTCTCTCAACAGTTCAAATCGTTCTTCTTCCTATTATTCTTGGTATCGTCTTCAAATGGATTTTGAAGGACAAAGCAGAAGAAGGCGCGAAAATCCTGCCACTTGTTTCTGTAATTGGAATCGTCGGTGTTATCTCAGCCGTAGTAGCAGCGAATAAAGCAAATATCCTGGAATCAGGATTAGCAATTCTTGGTATGGTTATTCTCCATAATTTTGTTGGATTGGTATTAGGTTTCTTTATTTCAAAATGGTTCAAATTCCCGTATGCCGATCAAAAAGCAATCGCAATCGAGGTCGGAATGCAGAACTCAGGACTTGCCGCAGCGTTAGCGACCGCCCATTTCTCTCCACTTACGGCTGTTCCGAGTGCGATTTTCTCAGTGTGGCATAATATTTCTGGACCATTGGTTGCCACCTACTGGGCAAAAAGGGCTGCAAAACAAGAACTGGAAATGAAACAGTCTAAAAAAGTATCCTAA